The genomic stretch AAGGGAGTGCTTTGCTGCCGTTTGTCGGGGTGATTATTGGCGCTTGGAATTGGCTCATTTTTACTTTGGTGGCGCTTTTGATGCCCTTACCAGTTGCGATTATTGCGGGGCTTTTTGCAGAAATTATCATTACTGGCGGTTTTCATGTTGATGCACTGGCGGATACGGCGGATGGACTTTTTTCTTCTCGGAAAAGAGAGCGTATGCTGGAAATTATGAAAGATAGTCGTGTAGGCGCGAATGGCGTGATTGCGATTTGCTTTTATTTTCTTTTTTATGGCTCTTTATTCCTATCTGTTCCAGATACGCAACAAATTGGTTGGTTATTTTTCGTTTTACCGATTGTTGCTAAAGGAGTGACAATGTTGCTTTTTGCAAAAATGACCTATGCGGGATCGAAAGAAGGACTAGGTTCGATTTTTCTAGGAGTTCCTTGGTGGCCGGTTGTGATTGCGCAGGTGATCGTATTAGTTGCGTTAGGGCTGTTTTTCTCATATATTGGCGTTATTGCTTATGCTGGCGTGATTCTGTTTACGATTATTTACCGGGCATTTGTTTATAAACGGATTGGTGGTATGAATGGGGATACGCTTGGTGCGGGTGGACAAATGGGACAACTTATTTGTTTATTTTGTTTAGTGCTGCTTTGGGGGTTGATTTAAGTGCAACTTATTTTTGTGCGACACGGAGAAACGGACTGGAATGTAGCGAAAAAATATTGTGGTCAGTTAGATGTCGCGTTAAATGAAAATGGTATTCGACAAATGGAGCAACTCCGCGAAAAGCTGGAGAATTACTCGATCGATTTAGTTGTTACGAGTGATCTTATGCGCGTGAAGCAGTCGGCAAATATTTTAAGTAACGCAAAGACGCTTCGGTTTCCGGCTTTGAATGAAATGAATTTCGGTGACTTTGAAGGTTATACATATCAGGAAATTAGCACTAAGTTTCCAAAGGCGTGGAATGAATACTGTAATAACTGGCAAACGGCACTATTTCCAAATGGGGAAAGTTTTCCGATATTTTATGAGCGAGTAGTTGCGATATTAGAAGAAGAAATGGAAAAATGGCAGCAACTTGATACGGTGTTGCTCGTGGGTCATCTCGGTGTTTTACGAGTCATTGCGCTTTTTTTACAAAAACAAACTATAGCACAATATTGGGATATCGATTTTAAGCAAGGATGTTATTCGCTCTGGGACAACAAATCTCAACATTTTCTTATTTCTAATCAATAGTAGATTTTTGTTGTTTCAGATGAAAACGCTTTTTTTATAAATACTTTGTGGTAAGATGTAGGTAGTTAAATAGGTCTTATGTTGGTGGAATGTATGTACATTTCTGAAAGAGGAATTCGGTGCGATGCCGAAACTGCCCCCGCAACTGTAAGGTGGACAAGAATCGAGATAGCCACTGTACGTTTTTAGCGTATGGGAAGGTTCGATTGTTGGATGAAGCCAAGTCAGGATACTCGCCAAATAAGCCGGAAGCAACTCTTTTTCGGGGTCCTAAAAAGCGTATGCGGGTCGTATAGCTTATTTGCTGTGCATAAACTCTCATTCGATGACGGATGAAAGTTTTTTTGTTTTTCAGGCAACAAAAAAGTCATATTCCTAAAGGGAAGAGAACATGACTTTTAGATAAAACTTATTTTAATGTTTCGCGGTAGCCTTTTGGCGTAACTTCAAACTCTTTCCGGAAGACTTTACAGAAATAGCTTGTTTGTGTGAAGCCTAGGTTCCGTGCGATATTATCAATGGACAAACGTGGATTTTTCAACATTTCTTTGGCAAGTGACATTTTCTTTTGGTTCACATAATTGATGAAATTCACATTCATTTCTTTTTTGAATAACTTACTAAAATAATAAGAGCTAAGGTACACATGACTTGCCACTTCATCAAGTGTAATCGGTCGGTTGAGATTTTTCTCGATATACTTAAGTGCTTTCCGAATTTCTTTATTTTCTTCATGATGCGCTATTTTTGCATGATGAAAAACAATTTTTTGCTTTTGCTCTTCCCGGCTTTTTTCCATTTCGGATTTCAAGTAATACTGGGAGATAATCGTGAGCATTTCGGCAGAAGAATTAATTTTCTTGGAGCTGAAAACAGGGACAGAGCGAAATGCGGAGATGAGCTCTTTATCATTTTTCCAATCGGTTTCTTCTGCTTGAATATTACCAACTTCGCTACTTTCTTCACAAATAACCTGGCCACTAAGTAAAAATCCGCTAAGTTGGTTTTCGACGACGATGGGAACTGAGAAATCTGTTAACCCGGCGTGACATCGATAAATTAAAGGCTTTCCGGTTTTGGAGGCTTCCAGTCCACCAAACATATCACATTTTTGGCAAAGGGAGCGATATTTGGGATTGGAGCGAATAAGTTGGCAAAAAGGAGTAAAGTTACATAATCTAGAAACTTCGGTACCGTGTATATCTACAACAACGGAGGCTAAACTGGTTGCGGCTGAGAACTCATCCATTACTTTTTCAATGAGCATTTCGTTGCTTTTGGACTGTAGTAACATAGCTATTCCCCTTTCGGCGAGACTTGGCGTGTTTCTGTCGTTCTTAGTATAGCATATTTATAATGCGCTTACATTTTCTTGCCATGAAGATAACAATATATTGCTAAGAGTAATTTCATAAGAGAAAGCCCAAACCATGCATTATTGGATGGCTTTTTGTCGTTATTTTTTTTGGAGGCGCAAAATTGTGTTAAAACACGATTGGCGTCTTCTTTTTTTCTATTTGGAAGCGGCAACTATTTATATTCCGGATTGCCTATACTGAGAGAGTAAAATACTTATTTTGAGAAGGAGGTACACCCATGCAAGAAGCACTAGGCTTAGTTGAAACTAAAGGGCTAGTCGGCGCCATTGAAGCCGCTGACGCCATGGTTAAATCAGCTAATGTAACATTAACAGGGTACGAAAAAATCGGGTCTGGACTGGTTACTGTCATGGTTCGTGGCGATGTTGGTGCGGTGAAAGCAGCGACAGAAGCAGGAGCGGCAGCAGCAAGAAATGTAGGTACCGTGATGAGTACACATGTTATTCCTCGTCCGCATACTGATGTGGAAGAAATTTTACCAGTGAGGGTGAAGTCAGATGAGTGAGCAAAATAAACTAATTGACGAAATTCTAAAACAGGTAATGGAAACGGTTAATGATGCCCCGGAAAAACTAGTAGAGGATGGAGGATCACGTCAAATGAGTGAAAAAGCAGTTCAATTAACAGAATTTGTAGGAACAGCAATAGGAGATACAATCGGCCTAGTGATTGCGAATGTAGACGGACAACTTTTAGAAGCAATGAAGCTTGAAAAGTCTTACCGTTCTATAGGTATTTTAGGAGCCCGTACTGGTGCAGGCCCACATATTATGGCAGCAGATGAAGCTGTAAAAGCAACAAATACAGAAGTAGTAAAAATCGAATTACCACGTGATACAAAAGGCGGTGCGGGTCACGGTTCTTTAATTATCTTTGGTGGTGATGATGTTTCTGATGTCAAACGTGCAGTAGAAGTTGCACTGAATGAATTAGATAAAACTTTCGGAGATGTTTACGGCAACGAAGCTGGACACATCGAACTTCAATATACAGCGCGAGCAAGTCATGCACTTAATACAGCATTCGGCGCACCTGTAGGAAAAGCATTCGGTCTTATGGTTGGTGCACCGGCTGGGATTGGCGTTGTTATGGCAGATACTGCAGTGAAATCCGCTAACGTAGATGTCGTTGCATATTCCTCGCCAGCAGATGGAACAAGTTTCTCCAATGAAGTGATTCTTTGTATTTCTGGAGATTCTGGTGCAGTCCGTCAAGCTGTTATTTCAGCACGTGAAATTGGTAAAAAATTACTTGGAGCTTTAGGGGATGAACCGAAAAATGATCGTCCATCCTACATTTAGAACGGAGGGTAACGACTGATGAAATCAAAACGCTTTGAAGAATTAGCAAAACGCCCGGTCAATCAAGATGGTTTTGTAAAAGAATGGATTGAAGAAGGCCTAATCGCAATGGAAAGCCCGAATGATCCGAAACCAAGCATTAAAATAGAAAATGGAAAAGTAGTCGAAATGGACAGCAAAAAACTCGCTGACTTTGACTTAATTGACCATTTCATCGCTAAATATGGCGTCGATTTATCTCGTGCGGAAGAAGTTATGCAAATGGATTCTGTGAAGCTCGCAAATATGCTTTGCGACCCAAATGTGCCACGGGAAAAAATCGTTTTACTTACAACAGCTATGACACCGGCAAAAATAGTAGAAGTAGTTTCACAAATGAACGTTGTCGAAATGATGATGTCGATGCAAAAAATGCGCTCTCGCAGAACACCAACAACTCAGGCCCACGTAACAAACTTGCGTGATAATCCTGTTCAAATTGCTGCAGATGCGGCAGAAGCAGCAATTCGTGGTTTTGACGAGCAAGAAACAACCGTTGCGGTAGTTCGTTATGCACCTTTTAACGCGCTTAGCTTATTAGTAGGTTCGCAAACTGGCCGTGGTGGCGTATTAACGCAATGTTCTCTCGAAGAAGCAACAGAATTAGAACTCGGTATGCGTGGTTTAACTTGTTATGCAGAAACGATTTCTGTTTATGGTACAGAACCTGTATTTACAGACGGAGACGATACACCTTGGTCCAAAGGTATTTTGGCAAGTGCTTACGCGTCTCGCGGTTTGAAAATGCGCTTCACATCCGGAACTGGTTCTGAAGTTCAAATGGGTTACGCAGAAGGTAAATCGATGCTTTATCTTGAATCTCGCTGTATTTTCATTACGAAAGCGGCTGGTGTTCAAGGGTTACAAAATGGTTCGATTAGTTGTATCGGAATTCCGGGAGCCGTACCAAGTGGTATTAGAGCGGTTCTTGCAGAGAATTTAATTGCCGTAATGTTAGATCTAGAAGTAGCTTCTGGTAACGACCAAACATTCTCGCACTCGGATATTCGTCGTACAGCTCGTTTATTGATGCAATTTTTACCAGGAACAGATTATATTTCCTCTGGTTACAGTGCAACACCTAACTATGACAATATGTTTGCTGGTTCCAATTTTGATGCAGATGACTTTGATGATTACAATATTTTGCAACGTGATTTAAAAGTAGACGGTGGTTTAACGCCAGTTACCGAAGAAGAAGTCGTTGCAGTTAGAAATAAAGCGGCACGTGTAATTCAAGCTGTCTTTGATAAATTAGGTCTTCCAGAAGTAACCGATGCGGAAGTAGAAGCAGCAACGTATGCACGTGGAAGTAAAGATATGCCAGAACGTAACATGGTAGAAGATATTAAAGCAGCTGCTGAAATGATGGACCGTGGTGTTACTGGTCTGGATGTTGTTAAAGCGTTATCTGCTGGCGGATTCGATGATGTTGCTGAAAGTGTACTAAATATGTTGAAACAACGTGTATCTGGGGACTTCCTTCATACATCTGCCATCATTGATAAAGACTGGAATGTCATTAGTTCCGTCAATGACTTAAATGATTATGCAGGTCCTGGAACTGGTTATCGCTTAGAGGGCGAACGCTGGGAAAAATTAAAAGATATCGCTGTTGCAGTTGATGCAAACGAATTAGAATAAGCTACTTCCCATTTTTTATAAAGGAGGATTAAGAGACATGGTTGAAATTAACGAAAAGGTACTCCGCGGAATTATCTCGGAAGTACTAGATGAATTACAGCTAAAAGAAGATAAAGTTTCTTTCCAAAAAGAACAGCCAAGTGTTGCAGTTTCGGATGAAAGCTTTTTAACAGAAGTTGGGGACGCGGAGCCGGGTAGACAAAAAGATGAAGTTGTTATTGCGGTCGCGCCAGCTTTTGGTAAATATCAAACAAAAAATATTGTCGGTGTTCCACATAAACAAATTTTACGAGAAGTGATTGCAGGTATTGAAGAAGAAGGGTTAAAAGCACGTGTGGTTCGTGTATTCCGTTCTTCTGACGTAGCTTTCGTTGCAGTAGAAGGCGACAAATTAAGTGGTTCTGGCATTTGTATCGGCATTCAGTCGCGCGGTACAGCATTAATCCACCAAAAAGATTTACAACCACTTTCTAACTTAGAGCTATTCCCGCAAGCGCCATTAATTACGCTAGAAACATACCGAGCAATTGGTAAAAACGCGGCGAAATATGCCAAAGGTGAATCACCAAATCCAGTGCCAATGGTCAATGATCAAATGGCTCGTCCGAAATTCCAAGCCAAAGCAGCTTTACTTCATATCAAAGAAACAAAACATGTTGTTCAAGGGAAAAACGCAGTCGAATTACAAGTAAACTAATAGTGAGGTGAAAATGATGAATCAAGAAGCACTAGAAAATATGGTTAGAAATATTTTACAAGAAGTAAATAGTGGCGCAGTCTCCACAACAACTTCTCAAAAAGTGAGCGGAGATACACTGACAGTACGAGATTATCCACTCGGAACAAAACGTCCAGAACTTGTAAAAACATCGACATCAAAATCATTAGACGACATTACGTTGAAAAGTGTTCTAGATGGCACAATCAAACCGGAAGATGTTCGTGTAACAGCGGAAACGCTTAAAATGCAAGCACAAGTAGCAAGAGATGCCGGACGTGCAACACTCGCGAATAATTTCGAACGTGC from Listeria monocytogenes ATCC 19117 encodes the following:
- the cobS gene encoding adenosylcobinamide-GDP ribazoletransferase is translated as MKTLILLIQFFTRIPLPVQINMDEINLKKGSALLPFVGVIIGAWNWLIFTLVALLMPLPVAIIAGLFAEIIITGGFHVDALADTADGLFSSRKRERMLEIMKDSRVGANGVIAICFYFLFYGSLFLSVPDTQQIGWLFFVLPIVAKGVTMLLFAKMTYAGSKEGLGSIFLGVPWWPVVIAQVIVLVALGLFFSYIGVIAYAGVILFTIIYRAFVYKRIGGMNGDTLGAGGQMGQLICLFCLVLLWGLI
- the cobC gene encoding alpha-ribazole phosphatase; the encoded protein is MQLIFVRHGETDWNVAKKYCGQLDVALNENGIRQMEQLREKLENYSIDLVVTSDLMRVKQSANILSNAKTLRFPALNEMNFGDFEGYTYQEISTKFPKAWNEYCNNWQTALFPNGESFPIFYERVVAILEEEMEKWQQLDTVLLVGHLGVLRVIALFLQKQTIAQYWDIDFKQGCYSLWDNKSQHFLISNQ
- a CDS encoding PocR ligand-binding domain-containing protein, whose product is MLLQSKSNEMLIEKVMDEFSAATSLASVVVDIHGTEVSRLCNFTPFCQLIRSNPKYRSLCQKCDMFGGLEASKTGKPLIYRCHAGLTDFSVPIVVENQLSGFLLSGQVICEESSEVGNIQAEETDWKNDKELISAFRSVPVFSSKKINSSAEMLTIISQYYLKSEMEKSREEQKQKIVFHHAKIAHHEENKEIRKALKYIEKNLNRPITLDEVASHVYLSSYYFSKLFKKEMNVNFINYVNQKKMSLAKEMLKNPRLSIDNIARNLGFTQTSYFCKVFRKEFEVTPKGYRETLK
- the pduA gene encoding propanediol utilization microcompartment protein PduA, whose amino-acid sequence is MQEALGLVETKGLVGAIEAADAMVKSANVTLTGYEKIGSGLVTVMVRGDVGAVKAATEAGAAAARNVGTVMSTHVIPRPHTDVEEILPVRVKSDE
- the pduB gene encoding propanediol utilization microcompartment protein PduB, yielding MSEQNKLIDEILKQVMETVNDAPEKLVEDGGSRQMSEKAVQLTEFVGTAIGDTIGLVIANVDGQLLEAMKLEKSYRSIGILGARTGAGPHIMAADEAVKATNTEVVKIELPRDTKGGAGHGSLIIFGGDDVSDVKRAVEVALNELDKTFGDVYGNEAGHIELQYTARASHALNTAFGAPVGKAFGLMVGAPAGIGVVMADTAVKSANVDVVAYSSPADGTSFSNEVILCISGDSGAVRQAVISAREIGKKLLGALGDEPKNDRPSYI
- a CDS encoding propanediol/glycerol family dehydratase large subunit is translated as MKSKRFEELAKRPVNQDGFVKEWIEEGLIAMESPNDPKPSIKIENGKVVEMDSKKLADFDLIDHFIAKYGVDLSRAEEVMQMDSVKLANMLCDPNVPREKIVLLTTAMTPAKIVEVVSQMNVVEMMMSMQKMRSRRTPTTQAHVTNLRDNPVQIAADAAEAAIRGFDEQETTVAVVRYAPFNALSLLVGSQTGRGGVLTQCSLEEATELELGMRGLTCYAETISVYGTEPVFTDGDDTPWSKGILASAYASRGLKMRFTSGTGSEVQMGYAEGKSMLYLESRCIFITKAAGVQGLQNGSISCIGIPGAVPSGIRAVLAENLIAVMLDLEVASGNDQTFSHSDIRRTARLLMQFLPGTDYISSGYSATPNYDNMFAGSNFDADDFDDYNILQRDLKVDGGLTPVTEEEVVAVRNKAARVIQAVFDKLGLPEVTDAEVEAATYARGSKDMPERNMVEDIKAAAEMMDRGVTGLDVVKALSAGGFDDVAESVLNMLKQRVSGDFLHTSAIIDKDWNVISSVNDLNDYAGPGTGYRLEGERWEKLKDIAVAVDANELE
- a CDS encoding propanediol/glycerol family dehydratase medium subunit — its product is MVEINEKVLRGIISEVLDELQLKEDKVSFQKEQPSVAVSDESFLTEVGDAEPGRQKDEVVIAVAPAFGKYQTKNIVGVPHKQILREVIAGIEEEGLKARVVRVFRSSDVAFVAVEGDKLSGSGICIGIQSRGTALIHQKDLQPLSNLELFPQAPLITLETYRAIGKNAAKYAKGESPNPVPMVNDQMARPKFQAKAALLHIKETKHVVQGKNAVELQVN
- a CDS encoding diol dehydratase small subunit, producing the protein MNQEALENMVRNILQEVNSGAVSTTTSQKVSGDTLTVRDYPLGTKRPELVKTSTSKSLDDITLKSVLDGTIKPEDVRVTAETLKMQAQVARDAGRATLANNFERAAELTIVPDERILEIYNAMRPYRSSREELLAIADELESVYHATICSNYVREAAQLYQERKKLKGDN